A DNA window from Bdellovibrio sp. BCCA contains the following coding sequences:
- a CDS encoding glycosyltransferase family 9 protein, which yields MKKVLLIRLDKIGDLICTMCVDQVSFLKDCDVRWVISKGLGFVPDNADPKRKYIELSKENWKDSLHVLRKFLREYKPDVAVSFQAPWWVSYALWAENVPTRAGVKSQWHSFLFLNRGLRQRRSLATQHEADYNLDLLLHAFDIEEDLLQEKTPILKLTAPENIALLDKYKLAIKKYVVVHPGMAGSALNWPIPKYIELIEEVSKTTQVVLTGTPADESWLKDIKEHFKSNRHVLSLQNQLKPAELFTILKDAKAVVVPSTGVAHMAASLGATVLGIYSPVRVQHPRRWAARGKDVHIFMPEIPDMDNVDPQCMEQIKVEDLLKVLALQ from the coding sequence ATGAAAAAAGTTCTCTTAATTAGACTCGACAAAATAGGCGACCTGATCTGCACCATGTGTGTTGATCAGGTTTCTTTTTTGAAAGACTGCGATGTTCGGTGGGTAATCTCTAAGGGTTTGGGATTTGTTCCTGATAATGCCGATCCCAAACGTAAGTACATCGAACTTTCTAAAGAGAATTGGAAAGATTCCCTTCACGTTCTTCGTAAATTTCTTCGTGAGTACAAACCCGACGTCGCTGTGAGCTTTCAAGCTCCGTGGTGGGTGAGTTACGCATTGTGGGCTGAGAATGTTCCTACGCGTGCGGGAGTCAAATCCCAGTGGCACAGTTTTCTGTTTCTCAACCGAGGGCTTCGCCAGCGCCGCAGTCTTGCGACCCAACATGAAGCGGACTACAATCTAGATCTTTTGCTTCATGCTTTTGATATTGAAGAAGATCTTTTGCAAGAAAAGACACCGATTTTAAAACTCACAGCTCCTGAAAACATCGCGCTTTTAGATAAGTACAAACTGGCGATTAAAAAATATGTCGTCGTTCATCCTGGTATGGCGGGATCTGCATTAAATTGGCCAATTCCAAAGTACATCGAATTGATCGAGGAAGTTTCTAAGACGACTCAAGTGGTGCTCACGGGAACTCCGGCGGATGAATCTTGGCTTAAAGACATCAAAGAACATTTTAAAAGCAACCGCCATGTTCTTTCTTTGCAGAACCAATTAAAACCCGCAGAGCTTTTTACGATACTTAAAGATGCCAAGGCTGTTGTTGTGCCAAGTACGGGCGTTGCGCATATGGCAGCTTCTTTAGGTGCTACTGTTTTAGGAATTTATTCTCCGGTGCGCGTTCAACATCCTCGTCGTTGGGCTGCTCGCGGAAAAGACGTTCATATCTTTATGCCGGAAATTCCTGACATGGATAATGTCGACCCGCAATGCATGGAGCAAATCAAAGTCGAAGATCTTTTGAAGGTCTTGGCTCTTCAGTAA
- the gcvP gene encoding aminomethyl-transferring glycine dehydrogenase — MKIADLSPRNEFTPRHIGPTDADIHTMLKTLGFNSLDQMADKVIPQQIRTQHKYEDVGPGISEYGLLNHLKSMVSKNKVYKTYIGMGYHDTITPTVIQRNIFENPVWYTAYTPYQPEISQGRLEALLNFQTMVSDLTGMEISNASLLDEGTAAAEAMFMAHSLCKNKANAFIVSPEMHPHVIEVLGTRAEPLGFEMIVMDPAKYDFAKPVFGVFFQYPNTNGAVEDYADLAKKYKDHGALVTASVDLLAMTLLTPPGEWGADMAVGNSQRFGVPLGFGGPHAGFLATKDSYKRLMPGRLVGVSVDSQGKTALRLALQTREQHIRREKATSNICTAQVLLANMASMYAIYHGPQGLKKIALRVQRLTGILAEGLTKLGMNVAKTPFFDTITVTTDKAAAIVAQADKMQINFRNFGNNKLGISLNETTTLEDVEMIWAAFNLGNMAGFTALSVDEALKDIEIPTKLTRTSPYLTHVVFNSHHSETEMLRYIHALQNKDLTLTHSMIPLGSCTMKLNATTELVPVSWPEISKLHPFAPTSQAAGLIEMIHDLEKKLSDITGFAGVSLQPNAGSQGEYAGLLVIRKYHQSRGDSHRNICLIPSSAHGTNPASAALANMQVVVVATDDQGNVDIADLKAKAEQHRNNLAALMITYPSTHGVFEEGIVEICKIVHDNGGQVYMDGANMNALVGMCRPGVFGPDVSHMNLHKTFSIPHGGGGPGVGPIGVAAHLKEFLPTHSLVPEAGPAKGISAVTSAPWGSASILPISWAYITMMGAEGLRKATLVSILSANYIAKKLEPHFPVLYKGKNGLVAHECIVDVREIKKTSGIDVTDVAKRLMDFGFHAPTMSFPVAGTLMIEPTESESKKELDRFIDSMITIRKEIAAIESGKMDKENNALKNAPHTAQMLMKPEWNHPYSREEAVYPLEWLRANKFWPAVGRVDNAYGDRNLVCSCPPMDTYQ, encoded by the coding sequence ATGAAAATTGCCGATTTATCTCCCCGTAACGAATTCACTCCCCGTCACATTGGTCCCACAGATGCAGACATCCACACGATGCTGAAAACTTTGGGTTTTAATTCTTTAGATCAGATGGCTGATAAAGTCATCCCTCAACAAATTCGCACGCAACACAAGTACGAAGATGTAGGCCCAGGAATCTCTGAATACGGACTTTTGAATCATTTGAAATCGATGGTTTCAAAAAACAAAGTTTATAAAACTTATATCGGCATGGGTTACCACGACACTATCACTCCGACTGTGATTCAAAGAAACATCTTTGAAAATCCGGTGTGGTACACAGCCTACACTCCTTACCAGCCGGAAATTTCTCAAGGCCGCTTGGAAGCTCTTTTGAATTTCCAAACAATGGTTTCTGATCTGACAGGCATGGAGATTTCAAATGCTTCTTTGCTTGATGAAGGAACTGCCGCGGCAGAGGCGATGTTCATGGCGCACTCCCTTTGCAAAAACAAAGCGAATGCCTTCATCGTGTCTCCAGAAATGCACCCTCATGTGATCGAAGTTCTTGGCACACGTGCTGAGCCCTTGGGTTTTGAAATGATCGTGATGGATCCGGCGAAATATGATTTCGCAAAACCAGTGTTTGGTGTGTTCTTCCAATATCCAAACACAAATGGCGCAGTTGAAGACTACGCTGATCTTGCAAAAAAATATAAAGACCACGGAGCTCTTGTAACTGCGTCTGTGGATTTGCTTGCGATGACACTTCTGACTCCTCCAGGAGAATGGGGTGCTGATATGGCTGTGGGTAACTCTCAGCGTTTTGGTGTGCCACTTGGTTTCGGTGGTCCTCACGCGGGCTTCTTGGCAACAAAAGATTCTTACAAGCGTTTGATGCCAGGCCGTCTTGTCGGCGTGAGCGTGGACTCTCAAGGGAAAACAGCTTTGCGTCTTGCTTTGCAAACTCGTGAGCAACACATCCGTCGTGAAAAAGCGACTTCGAACATTTGTACAGCGCAAGTTCTTTTGGCGAATATGGCTTCGATGTATGCGATTTACCACGGTCCTCAAGGACTTAAGAAAATCGCATTGCGTGTACAACGTTTGACAGGAATCTTGGCTGAAGGTTTGACGAAACTTGGAATGAACGTTGCGAAAACTCCGTTCTTTGACACGATCACAGTAACAACAGACAAAGCCGCTGCGATTGTCGCTCAAGCAGACAAAATGCAAATCAACTTCCGCAACTTTGGTAACAACAAGTTGGGAATCTCTTTGAATGAGACAACAACTCTTGAAGATGTTGAGATGATCTGGGCCGCGTTCAATCTTGGTAACATGGCAGGATTCACAGCGTTGTCTGTGGATGAAGCTCTGAAAGACATTGAGATTCCAACGAAACTCACTCGCACTTCTCCGTATTTGACTCACGTGGTGTTTAACTCTCACCATAGCGAAACAGAGATGCTTCGTTACATCCACGCTTTGCAAAACAAAGATTTAACTTTGACTCACTCTATGATCCCGCTTGGGTCTTGCACAATGAAACTGAATGCGACAACAGAGCTTGTTCCAGTTTCATGGCCAGAGATCAGCAAACTTCATCCGTTTGCGCCAACATCTCAAGCCGCGGGTTTGATTGAAATGATCCACGATCTGGAAAAGAAATTGTCGGACATCACTGGCTTTGCGGGCGTGAGCTTGCAACCGAATGCAGGATCTCAAGGTGAATATGCGGGTCTTCTGGTGATTCGTAAATACCACCAATCTCGCGGTGACAGCCACAGAAACATCTGCTTGATTCCTTCTTCGGCTCACGGAACCAATCCGGCGTCTGCGGCCCTTGCGAATATGCAAGTCGTGGTTGTGGCAACGGATGATCAAGGTAACGTTGATATTGCGGATCTAAAAGCAAAAGCAGAACAACATCGCAATAATTTGGCGGCGTTGATGATCACTTATCCTTCTACACACGGTGTGTTTGAAGAAGGTATCGTTGAGATTTGCAAAATCGTTCACGACAACGGCGGACAAGTTTACATGGATGGCGCGAACATGAATGCTCTTGTGGGCATGTGCCGTCCAGGTGTGTTTGGTCCTGACGTTTCTCACATGAATTTACACAAAACCTTCTCGATCCCTCACGGTGGTGGCGGACCGGGTGTGGGTCCGATCGGTGTAGCCGCTCACTTAAAAGAGTTCTTACCAACACACTCTTTGGTTCCTGAAGCGGGTCCTGCAAAAGGAATTTCGGCGGTGACGTCAGCTCCTTGGGGAAGCGCAAGTATTTTGCCGATCTCTTGGGCTTACATCACGATGATGGGTGCTGAAGGTTTAAGAAAAGCGACTCTTGTAAGTATCTTGAGTGCCAATTACATCGCGAAAAAACTAGAGCCGCACTTCCCTGTTCTTTACAAAGGTAAAAACGGTCTTGTAGCCCATGAGTGTATCGTGGATGTTCGCGAAATTAAGAAAACTTCGGGCATTGACGTGACGGACGTTGCGAAACGTTTGATGGACTTCGGGTTCCACGCTCCGACAATGAGCTTCCCTGTTGCGGGAACTTTGATGATCGAGCCGACAGAATCTGAATCTAAAAAGGAACTCGATCGTTTCATTGATTCTATGATCACAATCCGCAAAGAAATCGCGGCGATTGAATCTGGAAAAATGGATAAAGAGAACAACGCCCTTAAGAACGCTCCACACACGGCTCAAATGTTGATGAAGCCTGAATGGAATCATCCGTATTCTCGTGAAGAAGCCGTTTACCCATTGGAATGGTTGCGCGCTAACAAATTCTGGCCAGCAGTAGGACGTGTTGATAACGCCTATGGCGACAGAAATCTTGTCTGCTCATGCCCTCCGATGGATACTTACCAATAG
- a CDS encoding MFS transporter, producing MGKGVSRSQVLFMVVTCILVIGNLYYNQPLLGILAREFGVAEKTVSLIPALTLIGYAIGILLLVPLGDMMERRKLLQVSMTAAGSLALAIAFSPNFAVLCALSFVMGFFNVSATVLIPFSANLARPEERGKVVGTVLSGILLGSLMARTLSGFMAQHLGWQSIFIFAGAVNLILALVTQWALPASEPQFHGSYKALLRSTLELIRDFQLVREAAMMGAILFGSFSAFWTTLTFLLEAEPFNYSPQTIGLFGALGMIGALAAPLAGRYADKKGTAATIRLGLYCSMAAFAILALSSTFVVGIILGVLILDLGIQVAHISNQTRMFEISAEARSRLSSIYVFFYFIGGSLGSYIGSQLWSWGKWPAVSLGGLVFCLGASMIFAKGQKIRYFASH from the coding sequence ATGGGTAAAGGTGTCTCACGCTCTCAAGTTTTATTCATGGTTGTCACTTGCATCCTGGTGATCGGCAACCTCTACTACAATCAGCCTCTTCTTGGAATTTTAGCTCGTGAATTTGGTGTTGCTGAAAAAACAGTTTCTCTTATCCCCGCTTTGACTTTGATTGGTTATGCTATTGGCATTTTGTTATTAGTTCCACTTGGCGACATGATGGAGCGTCGTAAACTTTTGCAAGTAAGTATGACGGCCGCGGGATCTTTGGCCTTGGCAATTGCGTTTAGTCCCAACTTTGCGGTTCTTTGTGCGTTGAGTTTTGTGATGGGTTTCTTCAATGTTTCAGCAACCGTGCTAATTCCATTTTCTGCAAATCTCGCTCGACCTGAAGAGCGCGGTAAAGTGGTCGGCACTGTGCTTTCGGGAATTCTACTGGGCTCTTTGATGGCGCGAACTCTTTCTGGATTCATGGCTCAACACTTAGGTTGGCAGAGTATTTTTATCTTTGCGGGTGCCGTGAACTTGATCTTAGCATTGGTCACTCAATGGGCTTTACCAGCTTCAGAACCACAATTTCACGGTAGCTACAAAGCATTGTTAAGATCGACACTCGAACTGATTCGCGATTTTCAACTCGTGCGTGAAGCTGCGATGATGGGTGCGATTCTTTTTGGTTCTTTCTCTGCATTTTGGACAACATTGACGTTCTTACTTGAAGCAGAACCATTTAATTATTCTCCGCAAACAATCGGACTCTTCGGGGCGTTGGGAATGATCGGCGCACTCGCTGCTCCCTTGGCTGGCAGATACGCCGATAAAAAAGGGACAGCGGCGACAATTCGTTTAGGGCTTTACTGTTCAATGGCGGCGTTTGCGATTCTGGCTCTGTCATCAACATTCGTCGTTGGAATTATCTTAGGCGTTTTAATTTTGGATTTGGGAATTCAGGTGGCGCATATTTCAAATCAAACGCGCATGTTTGAGATCTCGGCTGAAGCTAGATCCCGCCTTAGCTCCATCTATGTCTTCTTCTATTTTATCGGAGGAAGCCTCGGTTCCTATATCGGCTCCCAGCTTTGGAGTTGGGGAAAATGGCCTGCCGTTAGCCTTGGTGGACTCGTTTTCTGCCTCGGAGCCAGTATGATATTCGCAAAAGGCCAAAAAATACGCTATTTCGCCTCGCATTAG
- a CDS encoding actin-binding protein, which produces MATAAFQKILENISGAKGVQNLLESFQKLNDEIKKKESELKDRFDQQKDEKIELAWKKYQEIVKVLGTSEAKLEKEVNSTIAKIKKSADGLEKNIAAYKKKAIAQKTKLEKTLFKKTMKKTSAKKAPAKAKPATTKKAATKKVARKTTKKAAKRA; this is translated from the coding sequence ATGGCTACAGCAGCATTTCAAAAAATTTTGGAAAATATCTCTGGAGCAAAAGGTGTTCAAAACCTTCTTGAAAGCTTCCAAAAACTCAACGACGAAATTAAGAAAAAAGAGTCTGAGTTGAAAGACCGTTTCGATCAACAAAAAGATGAAAAGATCGAACTTGCTTGGAAGAAATACCAAGAGATCGTGAAAGTCCTTGGCACTTCTGAAGCGAAACTTGAAAAAGAAGTGAACAGCACAATCGCTAAAATTAAAAAATCTGCGGATGGTTTGGAAAAAAACATCGCAGCTTACAAAAAGAAAGCGATCGCGCAAAAGACGAAACTTGAAAAAACTCTTTTCAAGAAAACAATGAAAAAGACTTCTGCGAAAAAAGCGCCTGCAAAAGCAAAACCTGCGACGACTAAAAAAGCAGCTACGAAAAAAGTAGCTCGTAAGACAACAAAAAAAGCGGCTAAAAGAGCTTAA
- a CDS encoding DUF4286 family protein, whose translation MVTYMVHLMVRHEAYAEYVEWLKTEHIKEMLACPGFLGAELCLRKGGSLEASSKDVKIIYKLKDEEHLKLYMTEYAMKLREKGLEKFPGQFSAQREVWLETIKFES comes from the coding sequence ATGGTTACGTATATGGTCCACTTGATGGTTCGACACGAAGCTTATGCTGAGTACGTTGAATGGCTTAAAACTGAACACATCAAAGAAATGCTCGCTTGCCCGGGTTTCTTGGGTGCGGAATTGTGCCTGCGTAAGGGTGGAAGCCTCGAAGCCTCGAGTAAAGACGTTAAAATCATCTATAAACTCAAAGATGAAGAGCACCTGAAGCTCTACATGACTGAATATGCGATGAAATTGCGTGAGAAAGGCCTTGAGAAATTCCCAGGTCAGTTCTCCGCCCAGCGCGAAGTTTGGCTGGAAACTATTAAGTTTGAGTCATAA
- a CDS encoding TldD/PmbA family protein, giving the protein MKIAFNAVADHLLGNLKNGEDANINLNAEESLFVRFNGNKVRQNTHVEQRTLGLTLQKNGKTANLSFSITGQADEDKKRADHWLEQARKECDLLPEDPYQVALTNNGTSDNTFKGDLLADEKVIAAITAPAQGTDLAGLYCGGPLLTGNKNSKGQSHWFATENFFMDYSLYMGEKAVKSIYAGTAWNQKDFDANLAQSKNQLRLMERPKMTLKPGAYRTYLAPGAVAEMASMFSWGSLSFNGYKQGGSSMQKLADKEKTLSQKFSLRENYGMGLTHRFNSLGELAPETMDLISHGELKNFLTSSRSAKEYGVQGNAADVGEYPRAMEILPGGLKREEILKELGTGLYLSNLHYLNWSDRMNARITGMTRYACFWVENGEIVAPIADLRFDESLYDCLGENLLAVTDFQEVDPMVSTYESRAFGGKKVPGMLIKDFKFTL; this is encoded by the coding sequence ATGAAAATAGCCTTCAACGCTGTTGCTGATCACTTGCTTGGAAATTTGAAAAACGGCGAAGACGCTAATATTAATTTGAATGCAGAAGAATCTTTGTTCGTGCGTTTTAACGGCAACAAAGTTCGTCAGAACACACATGTTGAACAAAGAACTCTGGGTCTAACTTTGCAAAAAAATGGGAAGACTGCGAACTTAAGTTTTTCTATTACGGGCCAAGCCGACGAAGATAAAAAACGCGCGGATCATTGGCTCGAACAAGCTCGCAAAGAGTGTGACCTTTTGCCGGAAGATCCTTACCAAGTGGCTCTTACGAACAACGGCACAAGTGACAACACGTTTAAAGGTGACTTGTTGGCGGATGAAAAAGTCATTGCTGCAATCACGGCCCCTGCTCAGGGAACGGACCTTGCGGGACTTTATTGTGGTGGTCCTCTTTTAACGGGAAATAAAAATTCCAAGGGGCAAAGTCACTGGTTTGCGACAGAAAACTTCTTTATGGATTATTCACTTTATATGGGTGAAAAAGCCGTGAAGTCGATCTATGCGGGCACAGCTTGGAATCAAAAAGATTTCGATGCGAACTTAGCACAAAGTAAAAATCAATTGCGCTTGATGGAGCGTCCAAAGATGACTTTAAAGCCAGGTGCTTATCGCACTTACTTGGCTCCGGGAGCTGTGGCTGAAATGGCTTCGATGTTCTCTTGGGGTTCTTTGAGCTTTAATGGTTACAAACAAGGTGGAAGCTCCATGCAGAAACTTGCCGACAAAGAAAAAACTTTGTCGCAGAAGTTTTCCTTGCGTGAGAACTACGGCATGGGTCTGACTCACCGTTTTAATTCTTTGGGTGAATTGGCTCCGGAAACAATGGATTTGATTTCTCACGGTGAGCTTAAGAATTTCCTGACAAGCTCTCGTTCTGCCAAAGAGTACGGCGTTCAAGGAAATGCGGCGGATGTCGGTGAATATCCTCGTGCGATGGAGATTCTGCCGGGTGGACTGAAACGCGAAGAGATCTTAAAGGAACTCGGCACGGGTCTTTACCTGTCAAATCTTCACTATTTGAACTGGTCAGATCGTATGAATGCTCGTATTACCGGAATGACTCGTTATGCGTGTTTCTGGGTGGAAAACGGCGAAATCGTCGCTCCCATTGCGGATTTGCGTTTTGATGAGAGCCTTTACGACTGCCTTGGCGAAAATCTTTTGGCCGTCACGGACTTCCAAGAGGTCGATCCGATGGTTTCTACCTATGAAAGCCGCGCTTTCGGTGGAAAAAAGGTTCCCGGTATGCTAATCAAGGACTTTAAATTCACGCTTTAG
- a CDS encoding TldD/PmbA family protein, protein MLDLQRTLNSVRNDADWVNLRLVTEKTTWRMVRDEKTDRNHISFDQGIMVEVLVNGHFGFAGTTDLSEGGIKRALAKAVTMAKAASSQKVHEFSLAQRPTAKGSYKSPVVKPLDSFSAKEITDIFVDATRAMKVSDKIMNRSANTMIVETEFQSASSSGSEVYQNFSIVSTDFSATAGAGGETQTRSDNGGLARCLQIGAEVFNRASILERAKRIAEEAVELLGAENCPDTAMDLLLAPDQMTLQVHESIGHPLEYDRILGDERNYAGWSFVKPDDFGKLQYGSKLMNVTFDPTISDAMASYAFDDSGYKATKEFLIKDGVLVRGLGGLESQSRLNLPGVANFRSASWNRAPIDRMANINLEAGTTKFEDMIASVERGVFMMANKSWSIDDYRNKFQFGCEYAKLIENGKITKTLKNPNYRGTTVKFWNSLKAVSANRETYGSPFCGKGEPNQVIRVGHTTPYCLFGNVEVFGA, encoded by the coding sequence ATGCTCGATTTGCAACGCACCCTCAATTCGGTACGAAACGATGCGGACTGGGTCAATTTACGTCTCGTCACTGAAAAAACAACTTGGCGCATGGTTCGTGATGAAAAAACGGATCGCAATCACATCTCTTTCGATCAAGGAATCATGGTTGAAGTTTTGGTAAACGGCCATTTCGGATTTGCAGGAACGACGGATTTGAGTGAAGGCGGTATCAAAAGAGCTCTAGCTAAAGCCGTCACGATGGCGAAAGCTGCGTCCTCTCAAAAAGTCCACGAGTTCTCCCTAGCTCAACGTCCAACGGCGAAGGGTTCTTACAAATCTCCTGTGGTGAAACCGTTGGATTCTTTTTCAGCAAAAGAAATTACCGATATTTTCGTGGACGCCACTCGCGCCATGAAAGTTTCCGACAAAATTATGAATCGTTCCGCAAACACGATGATCGTGGAAACAGAATTCCAATCTGCAAGTTCTTCAGGTTCTGAAGTTTATCAAAATTTCTCAATCGTAAGCACAGACTTTTCTGCCACAGCCGGAGCTGGCGGAGAAACGCAAACTCGTTCAGACAACGGCGGTCTTGCTCGCTGTTTGCAAATCGGAGCTGAGGTTTTCAACCGTGCTTCCATTTTAGAACGTGCTAAAAGAATCGCGGAAGAAGCCGTTGAATTGTTGGGTGCTGAAAACTGCCCTGACACTGCGATGGATTTATTGCTAGCTCCAGACCAAATGACTTTGCAAGTGCATGAGTCCATCGGTCACCCGCTTGAGTACGATCGTATTTTAGGTGACGAGCGCAACTATGCGGGTTGGAGTTTTGTAAAACCAGATGACTTCGGAAAATTGCAATACGGTTCAAAACTCATGAACGTGACGTTTGATCCGACGATCTCTGATGCCATGGCTTCTTATGCGTTTGATGACTCTGGATACAAAGCGACGAAAGAGTTTTTGATCAAGGACGGCGTTTTGGTGCGCGGTCTTGGCGGTTTGGAATCGCAATCTCGCCTGAACCTCCCAGGGGTAGCAAATTTCCGTTCAGCTTCTTGGAATCGTGCTCCGATTGATCGTATGGCGAATATCAACTTAGAAGCTGGCACAACGAAATTTGAAGATATGATTGCTTCCGTTGAGCGCGGTGTTTTCATGATGGCCAACAAGTCTTGGTCCATCGACGACTACCGCAACAAATTCCAGTTCGGTTGCGAGTATGCGAAGTTGATCGAAAACGGAAAAATCACGAAGACTTTGAAAAATCCAAACTATCGCGGAACGACTGTGAAGTTCTGGAATAGTTTGAAAGCTGTCAGTGCAAATCGTGAGACTTACGGTTCTCCATTCTGCGGAAAAGGTGAACCAAACCAAGTGATCCGTGTGGGTCACACAACTCCTTACTGTCTCTTCGGCAACGTCGAAGTTTTTGGAGCGTAG